The following DNA comes from Chitinophaga nivalis.
ACAACAGCAACATCGCATTACGCGCGCGGTGTACAGACAGAAAACATCCGGCCAGCCGGTAAAACGCCAGCAACGTACCGGCAGTAATCAGGGAATCTGCCAGCTTGATCACAAAAACATGTCGTCCGAAAAGATCGGTAAAGGCACGGAGTATCCAGGCTATCGCCGGCGGATGATCGAAGTAGGACCAGGCTAAATGTTGTCCGTAAAAATAGTAGTAGGCATCCTGCGGCATAGGACCCATTATACCAATAAAAGAAAGTCGTAATAATGTAACAAAACAGATCGCGGCCGCCATCCATTTATGCGTAGAAAGGTACACCTTTAAGTCATTTACCCACGCTGATTTCCCCTTGCTCAATGCTGACAGTTATTAAAATGGTGACTAAAAATACATTCCTATATGACACCCGGATGATATCGTCCGGAAAGTATAAAATTACGCACCCTATCAATAAAAAAGCAATTTTATATCCGCACTATTTATAGTAATATTCCTCAGGGTCTTGACAGCGGCAACAGAATATGAAAAGCCGCGCCTTCTTCCTTATTACTGGTCGCATAGATGCGGCCACCGTGGTTTTCTACAATCTTCCGGCATAATGCCAATCCGATGCCGGTACCTTCATACTCCTGATAATTGTGCAAGCGGTGAAAAATAAGAAAAATCTCTTCTGCGAACTGCGGATCAAATCCTACTCCATTATCCTGTATAACGATGTGTGTATAAGGTTGGGTACTATAAGGCAGGGAATACTCTTGTACTTCTTCTGGTGTGAGCATCGCCGCCGTTAATTTTATTTCAGGCGGAATGCCTTTCCGGGTAAATTTCAATGCATTGCCGATGAGGTTATAAAACAACTGATTCATCTGCAGCGGTAAGGCGGCAATTTCCGGTAATGGCGCCGTCTCTATTACGGCATGCTGCTGATGAATCAATACTTCAAAATCAATATAAATATTCTGCAGAATGTCTTGCAGTCTGGTGGGCATAAATACCGCTTTACTGTTTTCCACCCGCGAGTAATCCAGCAGATCGCTGATGAGATGAGACATGCGCTGCGCGGCACCAGATATTTTGCCGAGATATAACTGGCCGGATGTATCCTGATGTGCCTGTGTTTTCTGCAAAATACCGGAGAAGGTGATAATTTTCCGCAATGGCTCCTGCAAATCATGACTGGCGATATAAGCAAACTGCTGCAGGTTGTCATTGATCTGACGCAGGCTTTTGTTGGCAGCAGCCAATGCCTGGGTACGGGTTTGTACCAGCTCTTCCAGCTGCATGGATGTCATCCGGTCCAGTGTGATATCCCGTGCCATCCCCATAATAGATTCCGGCTGTCCGTCTTTTCCTGTAATCACCATGCCCTTTGCATGCAGGATATGTTCTTTCTGCAGTGTTTTATTCACCACCCGAAAAGTACAGTCATACAACCCGCTGGTATCAATGGCCTGCTGCCGCAGGGCGGCCACCCGTTGCTGATCGGCTTCGTGTATGCAACCATGGAATACGGCCATACTGCAGGCTTCTGCTGGTAGTCCATACCATTCACTGATCAGGGGAGAATATGTAACGAATCCGGTCCGGAGGTTCTTGCTCCAGGTACCTAGTTCTGCCACATCTACCGCATTGCGGTACAGCTTTTCTGTTTCCCGCAGTTCCTCCCGGGCCAGTACCAGGTCGGTAACATTGACAGCTGTACTCATCACCCCATACAGTAATTTGCTTTCGTTATATAACGGTTTATAAATAAGTTTATAATAGCGGATATCCGGCTGACCTTTCCGCCGGATACGCACGGGGTCTTCTGTTCCTATGTAAGGTATCCCCGTAGTAAATACACCATCGAGCAAGGTGCTGAACACCTGACCGCTCAGTTCCGGTACCGCTTCCAGCAAGGGTTTACCGATCACACCGTTATTTTTATCCCAGATATCCAGCATCGCCTCATTGACCAGCCGGACACACATTTCAGGACCAGTGTATATTGCCATCGCCACGGGAGACTCCATGAGCAAGTCTCTATAGAATTTTTCTCCGGTACCATCCGGTAAGACAAAAGTTTCATCATCGCAGTGCAACCAGTGTGACGGTTCGGGAACTTTATATGGGAGGTTCATCGAATTAAGTTCTTATGCTTGGAATAATCATTTCAAATACTTTGTAGCGGCTATTCCTCTATGATTAAGCAGGAACGGGGAATTTTATACCCGTTTTCAGACCATATACCCGGTCCGGTTCCTCCTCAGACAGCGGCAACAACCAACGCCAGCTGTATTAACAGTACATTCCATTAACAGGCTGTAAAAAGACTCCAGGGATTAGTTTTCAGGAATCATGCCGCTTCCCCTTCTCTTTTGGATATTCCCCTGACAAAGCGTAGGTTTGCAGCCACAAATGGTTATGTCTGCCCCGCAGATATATTAAAAGGGAATCCGGTGTAAAACCGGAGCTATCCCCGTAGCTGTGATCCTGCCTTCTTCCACCTGTGCGAAGAAGTGTTTTTCCGGAATTCTACTATGCCACTGTGTGTCCGTTACATGGGAAGGCCTACCGGAAAAGCAGGAGAGCCAGAAGACCTGCCAATTGTATTTATTCATCAGCGCTTTCGGGTGAAAGGCCGGGGATGTAAGTCTTTATAAGACATATCTCTCTTCTTGTATTATTCGCACTCCCCAAGCGCTTTGGAAGTATAATCCATCATGTGTTTACTTAGATTTCTGCCTGTGGCTTCAGGTATATATTTGCTTATTGCCGGGAACGCCGTTGCGCAGACAACAACCAAAGACACGTTACGGGAAGTACGTGTAGACGCCAAACGAATACCGGCATACATTAACCCGGTTACGCCGGTACAAACGCTTACCGGCAAAAAACTGGAACGGCTCAACAGCCTTTCCGTAGGCGATGCTATCCGTTATTTTTCCGGCGTGCAGCTAAAAGACTATGGTGGCGTTGGCGGGCTAAAAACCATCAACGTGCGCAGTATGGGCAGTCACCATACTACCGTATTCTATGATGGCATGATGATCGGCAATGTACAGAACGGACAGGTAGACCTCAGCAAATTTTCACTCGATAATATAGCGGAAATATCTTTATACAACGGACAAAAAAACAACATCTTCCAGCCGGCCCGCGCCTTCTCCGCCGGTAACGTACTCTTTCTGCAATCCAAAATACCTGTGTTTAACGAAGGAGAAACCATACACGGTAAGGTAAGCGTTAAAACCGGTTCTTCCGGCCTGATCAATCCCGCCATTCTGTGGCAGCAAAAGATCAATAAACGTATAACCGCCACCGTTAGTACGGAATGGATCAACGCCAATGGACGCTATAAATTTCATCTCATCGGTCCGGACTACGACTCGCTCCTGGTACGCCAGAACGGCAACGTCAACGCCTTCCGTGCAGAAGCCGCCCTCAATGGGGTATTACGCGATAGCAGCACCTGGAACCTGAAATACTATTACTATAGCTCCGCCCGCGGCTTGCCCGGCGCTACAGTAGCCGGCCACTATACCTATGGGCAGCACCTGAAAGACCAGGACATGTTCGCACAGGGTACCTGGAGTAAAAAAATAAGCCGCAAATACAGCATTATGGCGAATGTGAAGTATAGCAACTTCTACAATGTATATACTGATCCGGAGTACCTGAACGAAGCAGGGTTTCTCCAGAACCGTTATCTGCAGCAGGAAGTATACGCCTCCCTCGCCAACAAATATACCTTTACACCGTGGTGGGAAGCCTCCCTCTCCGGTGATGTCATCGTCAATACCCTGAACGCCAACATCCAACGGTTTCCTTATCCCTCCCGCTATACCGGGCTCGTATCGCTCGCCAGCAGATGGCACTTCAAACGTTTTGAAATGCAGGGAAACCTCCTGGCTACTCTCGTGAATGAATCGGTGAAAGCCTACGAAGGCGCCGGCAATAAAAGAGAATATACGCCTGCCATTTCGGTTGCCTGGCAGCCATTGGCGCACCAGAATCTTTGGCTGCGGGCGTTCTATAAGAATATATTCCGGATGCCTACCTTTAACGACCTGTATTATACCTACATCGGCAACAACAACCTGCGCCCGGAATATGTAAAACACTATGACGCCGGGTTCACCTATACCAAAGCATTCCGTGGCAGCTGGCAATACCTGTCCATACAGGCAGATGCCTACTATATAAAAGCAACGGATAAAATTGTGGCGGTACCTGCTGCCAACCTCTTCGGATGGTCGATGATGAACCTCGGACAGGTCATCATCAAAGGTACCGATGTGAACATCAACAGTGCCTGGATGCCCATACGTGACGTGATGCTGAACCTGGCACTCACGTATACCTACCAGGATGCACGGGACAGAACCACCGGTAAAAATGCCTTTAACTATGGTGCACAGATTCCCTACACACCCTGGCATAGCGGAACTTTCCTCGCCGGCATCGACTGGAAAGCACTCACCCTCAACTACAGTTTTATCTATACCGGCGAACGGTATAATCAGATAGGCAATAATGAAGATAATTACGTACAGCCCTGGTATACCAGCGATATATCTGCTTCCTGGTCACTGCAGCAAGGTGCGTATCAATATAAACTGACAGGAGAATTAAATAACCTGCTGAACCAGCAATACGATGTAATTGCCAACTTCCCCATGCCGGGACGCAATTACAGGGTAACGCTCAGTGTTCATTTTTAATATCATGCATATGCAAAGATTACTGGTCTGCTGCTTACTCATCATACTATCTGCCGGCTGCAGAAAGGATATGCCAAGGCCAACCATCGCCTACAAAGATATTCCGGGCTTCTCCCGGAATACCGATGGAAAAACCACGGTGAAAGGATTTTATCTGCTCAATGAAGGCAACATGAACATGAATAAATCCTCACTGGACTATGTGGATCTCATCAATGGCCGGTATATCCGCAAAATGTACGAAGCTAAAAATACCACTATCGTAAAGGGTTTGGGAGATGTCGGCAACGATCTTCGCATATACGGCAGCAAACTATATGCAGTCATCAACAACTCCAATAAGGTAGAAGTGATGGATGCCGCCACTACGCGGGTACTGAAACAGATTCCTATCCGCCAGAGCCGGTATGTGGTATTTTATAAAGACAATGCCTACGTTACTTCCAATGAAGGTTACGTAGCCATTATTGATACCGCCACACTCAACGAAACCGGCCGCATTCCTACCGGCCGCAATCCGGAACAGATGGCGATTATCGGCAACAGATTATATGTGGCCAACTCCGGTGGGTATAGTCCGCCTAACTATGAACGCACCGTTTCGGTGATCAACCTCGACACGCGACAGGAACTGAAACGTATTGATGTAGCGATCAACCTGCATCGCCTGGCGGTAGATGAGGAAGGAGATTTGTATGTTACCTCCCGGGGCGACTACTACACCATCCCTTCCCGCCTGTATGTCGTAGATACTAAAACAGATAAGGTAAAAAAAGAGTTCCCGATTGGCGCCAGCAACCTGGTCATCCACAACGGACTGGCTTATATTTACTGTGTGGAGTGGAGCCATATCACGCATAAAAATACCATCACCTATTCCCTCATTGATGTAAAAACAGAACAGCTGCTCGACAGAAAATTCATCACCGACGGCACAGATAAGGAAATCACCATTCCGTATGGCATCGCGGTAGATCCGGATACAGAAGATGTATTTGTAACGGATGCCCTGAATTATGTGACACCTGGTTTCCTGTACTGTTTTGATAAGAACGGAAAAAAGAAATGGCGGATGGGAACTGGTGATATTCCTGCACACTTTGCTTTTGTAAAACAATAAATTATTTCATTCTTTTAAATCATTCCCAATGCGATTTTCAACACCTGCGCGCATCACCTGTCTGGCCATAGCCGTTACGATGGCAGCTTGTAGTAAAAAAGAGGACACCACACCGGAAGGCCCTGCCACACCGGATTATTTCCGGCCAGCTAATGCCAAAAGCGACGCGTACATCAACCAGATATTTGAATACAAACCAGCGCCCGGTCAGTTTACCAATGACCCTACTATTGGCAGCGCTGAAGGTGCAAAAAAATTAATTGGCGGTACAGATGCGTTGGTATCATTAGGCGCCTTCGGTGGCTATGTTACCTTTGGCTTCGACCACTCTATTGAAAACAAAGCAGGATATGACCTGGGCACTGTGGGCAATCCGTTAGTGAATACCGGCATGGAATGGTCTGAACCCGGCATTGTAATGGTGATGCAGGACCTCAATGGTAATGGCAAACCGGATGATGGCGAATGGTATGAACTCGCCGGCAGTGAATACAATGCAGCAAGTACAATTAAGAACTATAAAATCACCTATTACAATCCGAAAACCACCACGGCTACGGATGTACTGTGGAAAGATAACCAGGGCAAGAGCGGATACGTATTAGCCAATACGTACCACCCTCAATCCTATTTCCCGGAATTTGCAGCCGGACAGGAATCTATCGTATTTGAAGGTACCCTGCTGGCCAACACTTTTCAAAAACCAAAGGGCCTGTTCATCAATACCCCGCTTGCCTGGGGTTACGCGGATAATGGTTCCAAAGAGTTAATAGATATGCGCAATAACGGAGAAACCGGTTACAACGGCTTTGATATCTCCAATGCGGTGAACAGCAAAGGTGAAAAGGTGAACCTGAAATATATCGACTTCGTGAAATTATACACCGGACAAAATTGCAATGGTAGTCTCAACGCAGATCCTGCCAAAGCAGACAGGTTGGTCGGTGAAATTTCCACGGAGATTTCCGGTGCTTTTGATGTACACGTGAAAAAGAAATAACTAATCTATCCTTGATGCCCCGGACCGGCTGCCTGTCAGCTATCCGGGGCCAACCCCTCTCTCAGTTTCCTGCCCCGATATTCGTCCGAATGTCTTTAATTTGCAACTTCATTTACGGTAGTTTTTAGTGTTGAAAACCCGCTGCCTCATGAAATAAGTCGTTGTAGTCATAATGCTGCTTCGCTCATCTTTTCTTGTCCGCGCATCTTCACCTGACAGCTACCTGATTATTTCTTTACCTATTGTAATTGTGTATGTGCTGGTTAAGTCGCCGGTTAGGCTTTTTTATTTTCTTGTTGGCAGGTTGTCTGCATGGTTTTTCGCAGAGTACAGATATTTTTAGTAAGCTTAATTTGCCCCAGGTAATTCCTCCTACGGCCAATGCTTTTTCCTTGGGGAAATACGGCTTTTTCCCGGTATCGATGGCTACGGGTACTGTGAACGTATCTATTCCTATATACGAAATCAAACAAGGTAGTTTATCGGTGCCGATAGATATCTCCTACCATACGTCTGGTATTAAAGTACCCCAGGAAGCTTCCTGGGTAGGCCTGGGATGGGCGCTGAATGCAGGGGGGATGATATCAAGATCGCTGAGAGGGTTGCCTGATGATCATATGTTTGGTTATTTAAAGTTCCTGCCGCCAACTGTGAAAGAACTCAAAGAAAATCCAGACGATTATCACAAGTTCAATAGTCTTGTCATTGGTCAGAAAGATCCCAATCCTGATTTATACGTTTACAATGTAGGTGGCTATAGCGGAAAATTCACCTACAACCGGAATAAGGAAATCATGCTGATACCGCATGATGATATCAAAATTTCCACTAGCGATGGGCGTTCTTTTCAAATGATAGACAAAAATGGGGTAGAATACCTTTTCCAGGATGCAGAAAAAGCCACCTATGAAACCGGATTTTCCATTGTCTCTTATTCTTCGGCATGGCTAGTC
Coding sequences within:
- a CDS encoding PAS domain-containing sensor histidine kinase — protein: MNLPYKVPEPSHWLHCDDETFVLPDGTGEKFYRDLLMESPVAMAIYTGPEMCVRLVNEAMLDIWDKNNGVIGKPLLEAVPELSGQVFSTLLDGVFTTGIPYIGTEDPVRIRRKGQPDIRYYKLIYKPLYNESKLLYGVMSTAVNVTDLVLAREELRETEKLYRNAVDVAELGTWSKNLRTGFVTYSPLISEWYGLPAEACSMAVFHGCIHEADQQRVAALRQQAIDTSGLYDCTFRVVNKTLQKEHILHAKGMVITGKDGQPESIMGMARDITLDRMTSMQLEELVQTRTQALAAANKSLRQINDNLQQFAYIASHDLQEPLRKIITFSGILQKTQAHQDTSGQLYLGKISGAAQRMSHLISDLLDYSRVENSKAVFMPTRLQDILQNIYIDFEVLIHQQHAVIETAPLPEIAALPLQMNQLFYNLIGNALKFTRKGIPPEIKLTAAMLTPEEVQEYSLPYSTQPYTHIVIQDNGVGFDPQFAEEIFLIFHRLHNYQEYEGTGIGLALCRKIVENHGGRIYATSNKEEGAAFHILLPLSRP
- a CDS encoding TonB-dependent receptor plug domain-containing protein; protein product: MASGIYLLIAGNAVAQTTTKDTLREVRVDAKRIPAYINPVTPVQTLTGKKLERLNSLSVGDAIRYFSGVQLKDYGGVGGLKTINVRSMGSHHTTVFYDGMMIGNVQNGQVDLSKFSLDNIAEISLYNGQKNNIFQPARAFSAGNVLFLQSKIPVFNEGETIHGKVSVKTGSSGLINPAILWQQKINKRITATVSTEWINANGRYKFHLIGPDYDSLLVRQNGNVNAFRAEAALNGVLRDSSTWNLKYYYYSSARGLPGATVAGHYTYGQHLKDQDMFAQGTWSKKISRKYSIMANVKYSNFYNVYTDPEYLNEAGFLQNRYLQQEVYASLANKYTFTPWWEASLSGDVIVNTLNANIQRFPYPSRYTGLVSLASRWHFKRFEMQGNLLATLVNESVKAYEGAGNKREYTPAISVAWQPLAHQNLWLRAFYKNIFRMPTFNDLYYTYIGNNNLRPEYVKHYDAGFTYTKAFRGSWQYLSIQADAYYIKATDKIVAVPAANLFGWSMMNLGQVIIKGTDVNINSAWMPIRDVMLNLALTYTYQDARDRTTGKNAFNYGAQIPYTPWHSGTFLAGIDWKALTLNYSFIYTGERYNQIGNNEDNYVQPWYTSDISASWSLQQGAYQYKLTGELNNLLNQQYDVIANFPMPGRNYRVTLSVHF
- a CDS encoding DUF5074 domain-containing protein, whose amino-acid sequence is MQRLLVCCLLIILSAGCRKDMPRPTIAYKDIPGFSRNTDGKTTVKGFYLLNEGNMNMNKSSLDYVDLINGRYIRKMYEAKNTTIVKGLGDVGNDLRIYGSKLYAVINNSNKVEVMDAATTRVLKQIPIRQSRYVVFYKDNAYVTSNEGYVAIIDTATLNETGRIPTGRNPEQMAIIGNRLYVANSGGYSPPNYERTVSVINLDTRQELKRIDVAINLHRLAVDEEGDLYVTSRGDYYTIPSRLYVVDTKTDKVKKEFPIGASNLVIHNGLAYIYCVEWSHITHKNTITYSLIDVKTEQLLDRKFITDGTDKEITIPYGIAVDPDTEDVFVTDALNYVTPGFLYCFDKNGKKKWRMGTGDIPAHFAFVKQ